The DNA region GTCGTAGAGACTGGAGAGTCTGACTGGGCCAGAATAACGCATATCAAGTCCCCTGGCACGATCCCGCAGGAGGAGAGGCTCTGGCCAGAGTCACTGAGGGGCTCCTTGCCATTCAGGGAGAGTGTGAACTCAGTATCTGGGCTACAGGAGACAAGACGAGTCCAAAATCATCTCTCTCTTTGCAACTCTCTAAAAGGATTTAATTGCTCAAGTGACCTTTTTTTTGCCTAAATGTTTGCAAGGCTGAAGCAGTCACATTGCGATAGGATATAAAACTAGCATACCTCCTGCAAGTGAAACAAACAACCTGCACACTATCCAAAATGAACGTCCCAATATTTAAAGTGACAGAGGGATCAAGCTTGGTTTAAAATGATCGTTTAAAATGCTTGCAGTCTGCAACGTATACCACCCATCACATGTCCTATCAAAGAAATGCAGAGAGTGACGTTTGGCACAGTGATAAGCAAAGCAGAGAGGGAGGTCCCCGTGGAACGCAATCGGCAGAGATGGACTGACCTAAGGCCACAGGACGGGAGGAGGACCTCCATGACCTGCATGGATAGATCCGTGAGTGTGGGCTCATCTCCATCCAAGTCCAGGCAGCTCGTCTGTCTGTTCAGTCTCACGCGGAGCTTCATGTTCCAGCTGCTGGGATACAGGACGGCAGAGAGATCAAGCAGGGACACGTACACATTTGGGAAGTTGATTAAACGAAAGCAAATATGCTTTAAGTTTTTCTCCTCAACAAAAGGCTGGAGGATTCACTGCCTCTGCATTTCTCAgccttttgtgttttattttgaatTTCACATGGGACAGGGATCAGCTTAAAATATCACTTCTGATATCATGTAAATCAAATTGCTACAAAGAAATGCAAAGTCCTCTCTCTGAAACAGTGACATCACCCTAATTCCTTTGCTCATTATTCCAACACACGCCCTCCGGTCTCAGCGTCCACAAAGCCGGGTCCTTGCCAGCTAGGCTCCTGTCCCAGGCCCCGGTCCTCACCAACCTGCAGTACAGCAACTCCCTGATGACCAGCATCCCTTCTAGCGGAGAAACACTCCAATTGCCATGTGACTATGCCAAAACATATTCTGTCCTGACACATGCAAGGGCCATTCCTTTGCTATACAGCACACACTGACCCCCTAGCACAGTGTAAATTCAACTTCAACTCTTAGCATTCCCAAAAAAGATTCTCATATTTCTTTATCTGTTAATTTTAAATTCTTTCTGAATCAGGTCACACTTCTGGATCCGTGTGGCACTCTGCAGTCTGACCACAATAATGTTTTTGTGGAAAGAACTCATCTCAACACCCAGTTCTTTCACCTACAGAGAAGCAAGCCTGACGTTCCTAATTAACTCATGAACACAGCCATCTCTATAAAcagtattttttatttcttcctTACTGTAGAAAATATAGAAGGCTCCAGGAAGATATTTCATAAGCTAAACCCTACTACTCAAAACTGTATGTTGGCAAATTCGTAAAATGCAGTAAACTACAGTGCAAAAACAAACATACTAAGTCAGCGGCATTCTGGAATAGCCACGAGATAAAATTACTAAACAGTTTCATTTTCGTTTCTTTCAGTTTTGTTAACCAGGCACAACTAACCACCTTCAGATAAAATCAAAGCAAAATAAATAGCACAACATGTCGTACCTCAAACGGTGGGTTACATATGAGAAGAAAACTGCTAAATGGAACATTAAGCATCACcatcgagaaaaaaaaaaaaaaaaagagaaagttcGTGAAACTCTACAGTATAGTCTGACATGGACTTACACCTAGTGAGCGAAATGCACTTACTTTTTCTGATGACTACAACGCAAAGAAACGCTTCATTGATAAAACATCAGCACTTGCATAATATTTCTGTCGGTCATAAAGGTGTGTGGCAGGGTAAAATCCTGCGATGCTGGGTGTCGAAAAACAAACGCAACTGCAAGAACTCTAGAATCTGCCAGATGATAGCTTACAACTACGGAACCCGACGAGGGCCAAACAGTACGAATATCTTTAAGTCAAAATCCCCTGGGTGTCAAGTCACCAGGGTACTACTAGGGGAATCTATGGATAAAACTAATTTCTATAAGACATGACAATTTCTTTAAGACATGCCATTTTTTGTGGTCAATGATTAGTGACACACAATTTACTTTCCCATCGAATTATGTATTTTGTGCTCTGTGTATTATCACATTTCCGCATTGTAGCACATAAAGCGTTTTGCTTAAGGCTCGCTCTGTTTGAATAATCAAGGTGTCCGTAGCCTGACACTGTAAATGAGCAGAGTCTATCGAAGAAGCGCCGTGGGTGGGTTTAGACACACAGTTTGCCTGAGAGATTTGGTGTATTGGGCGATTGTTATTGGGGGTTTTTTTTCGGTAATTTTTGTATGActgattgttataaaaatgagtCGAAGCTACAACGATGAATTACAGTACCTGGACAAGATCGATCAAAATTGCTGGCGCATTCGGAAGGGGTTTGTTCCCAATATGAAGGTGGGTAGTTTTAACGTGGTCGGTCGCGTTACTTATGGTGTCTCTGTCGGTCGATATAGTTAACCAGGGCTGCGTTTCACGAATATTGCTAATGCgagcttttgggaaacacacTGCACGCTCGGTGATACGTAAGACTCCGAAAGTATTCTCGTGTCCGCTCTCTTTGCAAAAACATCGGTCTTTATTTGTAAATTAATGTTTGTTCGTTAATGAGGTTTAGTTGAAATCTGGGTGAAAACTTGAGCGAAGTCAACTAGTGTGGGTAGATTGCTCAGTTTTATACATGCCAGCCTTGATTTCCAGGTGGAAGGGGTTTTCTACGTGAACGATTCTCTCGAGAAGTTAATGTTTGAGGAGCTGCGTAATGCCAGCCGAGGTGGAGGTAATTGCTATTTACCATTTCTCCTCTATATCAATTTTCATATCTAAATAGACAAGCAAGTAATGGCTGTATTGTTTATCTCAGCGTTAATTAAAATTGTGATGCAGGTGGTCGGCGTGTGGGTTTTTCCCCCAGGTTTTGGTGGATTCCTTCCGGCTATGAAACAGATTGGGAACGTGGCGGCTCTCCCGGGAATAGTGCACGTAAGGCTTAGCGAGTAAtggaaaatataatataatttgaaAACTCTTTTACATTACTAATGTGATCTCCACTTCTTTGTAAACAGAAATCCATTGGTCTCCCTGATGTCCACTCCGGTTACGGTTTTGCCATAGGAAACATGGCCGCTTTTGACATGAGCGATCCCACTGCAGTTGTCTCACCGGGTATATCTTAATTACACGTGTACCTTAACATAATCAATGGTTGGTGAAGGGCTTTTTTTGTTTAGAATCTTTATATCCTATAATTTGCTATTTAAATTGCATTTCGGGAGAAATACAAAtttctttaaaataaatttgcatTTGTTGTAAAGCAGGGCTATTTAAGATGTAAATGAGGCATGTGTCCAGTAGGTATGATTTAGTGGCCTATGATGAAATACAGCCTGTGCCACGCTTATGAGTGACATCCGGCAGGCATGTTCTCTTGTCAGCTTATCTAATTGACTTTGACCTGGGTTGGCTTGGCGTCTTTGCAGGTGGTGTGGGATTCGACATCAACTGTGGTGTTCGCCTGCTGCGCACCAACTTGGACGAGGGCGATGTGCAGCCGGTGAAGGAGCAGCTGGCTCAGGCCCTGTTCGACCACATTCCTGTGGGTGTAGGCTCCAAGGGTGTCATCCCAATGGGTGCCAAGTAAGCAATGCCTCTCGACACCCGTCACCTGCCGAGGTCCGGCTCCACAGTGCTTGGCGTCGGTTGTAATGGGCAGTGCGAATTGAGTCTTTATATTCCTGGGGGTGGGTGTACAGCCTCATGAGGTCGGGTGTCACACACGCTCTTGCCCTTGGTTACTGGGGTTAGTGTGTTGTAGGTCTGTCTGCTTCACCAGACAGCACACACTACTCATAAAGGGCAGGGatgagggcagtggtggcttaatggttagggacgcGCACTTGTGATTGAAAGATTGTTGTTtggaatccccgaccagcaaggcaccactgaggtaccctgagcaaggttccGCCCCCAAGCACCCTGGGCATTGAATTAGCTGGCCCCTGCTGTACCAaagtgtcacatatgggttaaatgcagaggacacattttgttgttgtgtgctgaGGTGTGTCAACAATAATTACTGATTTCCTAATTCTAAATGTTGACTTGTTTTTCCGTCACAAATAAAATACAGAGTATTTCCTTGTTTAAGGGACTCAAATGACACCTTAGAATGACTCTGATTTAAAACCATTACAGTATCACACATCTCTTTATAATCTCTTATTTTCTCCAGTTCCGTATGTAGCTTAGGGTACCTGTGCCTGAAGgacaccttttttttttggggatgGACATGGACATTTAAATTTGTGAGGATTGTAGACATAACGTTTATTTtcaaatttgtgtgtgtgtcgtatgagcactgtttttttttatttttatttatataaagttGTTTTCTGCTGTGGCTCGCAGGGACCTGGAGGAGGCGCTGGAAATGGGGGTGGACTGGTCCCTGCGGGAGGGCTATGCCTGGGCGGAGGACAAGGAGCATTGTGAAGAGTATGGCCGCATGCTGCAGGCTGACCCCAATAAGGTCTCCTCCAAAGCTAAGAAGAGGGGGCTTCCGCAGGTATCATCacaccgcccccctccccccccggtaCCCTGCATGCTGCGGCGCATAGGGGTGTAAATGACTGGTCCCAAGGTGATTCAATGTTGGTTATTGTGGAAACTATTTGATGCATCAGGTATCTTTCATTCCCGTCTCAGTTCAATTTGATTATTTCAGTAACCTAATTTCTATCCTTTAACTTcactgaaaaaaacacattactgTGGGAACTTAATTACGTGATATTAACGGGATACAAAGAAAGCAGAATCTCAGAACATTGTTTTTCATTGTTATAATAAATTGTCGCAGGCTGGCACAGTCGCCTGTGCCACCCTCGGTTTATCAGAGCCCTAGAGAAACTCCCCGAAAGCAAGTTGGAGTCAAAGGTAGAGAAAAATACATGGATAGACTGGAAGCTAAACCATGTGGTGAGGGCTGCATCGCGAATAAATCCCAGTACTCTATCAccaaagagaaggaaatgaaGAGGAACGCAGAAGGCCAGCCAGCCACATTAAATGCGTGAACCGAGCCGCTGAGCCAGCTGGCTAAATCATAAATGGTACAGTTACTGGTAAATTAGAGCAACTACAGGGAGACTAATGTCCATATCGTATTAATATTTACAACCCCTATTAATTCAACATTTACAAACCCTAAAGAACACCAAAAGGTCAAGTACTGAACTGCACAGAAAGTTAAAAGCATTTAAAAGCACTGCAGGCCAAGTACTTCTAATTAGGGCCTGCTAATTTTATATGCCCATAAGTCTTAAATATCGGCCGGCGGTATTGGCCAAGATTGACAGATCGGATTGGGAAAAAAAACGAATGACTTTGTGCTACAAAACAGGGACAAGTTTCCAAAAAGTTGTAACATAAAGACCATCCGGTAGCAGTTCctttatgaatattaattaaCCTTCCCCTGCCGTCCTATGTTCCGGAAATTCTCTGGCACTACAACTTCTCTGCCTCTACTTGAAGCATGTGAATGTGACGGTGCGCAACTTGGAAGTAGCAGAATGTTTATTTTACCCCCCAAAAATTGATTCTGCTGTTACAGGTTGATACATTGAATCGCCACCTCAGTAATCGATTCGTCGAGATGTGTCTTTACATCCTTATTGTATGCTGTGGCACACAGGTTGACTCTTTAGGGCAATGCTTATTCTGCCATGCCCCTGCTGACTTTTAATCGTTATTGTGCTTGCAGTGGCAGTCTGGCTGTATGTTGAGGTTCAGTGAGTATTAATCAGGTAATGATTATGGTTTCCTTTTCCAGCTGGGGACGTTAGGTGCGGGGAACCACTATGCTGAAATACAAGTGGTGGATGAAATCTACAATGACTATGCTGCCAAGAAGATGGGCATCGACCATAAGGGGCAGATCTGTGTGATGATCCACAGTGGCAGCCGTGGCCTGGGGCACCAGGTAGCCACAGGTAGGTCTGCGTTCCTCTGGAAGCTCCTCACAGCTTTCTACTATATTCCTCTTTGGATCATTTGAACAAAGTTAATTCAACCACCAGACATGTCAGTCTGACCTGTGAGGATGACCTGAATTGTAGTGCAAAATCTCACCCTTTTTGCTTGGTGTCTGTAGAGATAGACAAACTGATGGGTTTGGATGAGCAAACCTCTCCTGTTGGTTCTGGAAAGCTGGTCCAATTGCAGGATGTTGTTGAATTTATGTGCCTCGTAGATGCTCTGGTTGCCATGGAGAAGGCCATGAAGAGGGATAATATCGTAGTCAATGACAGACAGTTGGCATGTGCTCACATCGGGTCCCCAGAGGGTCAGGACTACCTGAAGGGAATGGCGGCCGCTGGCAATTATGCCTGGGTCAACCGCTCCTCCATGACCTTCCTGACCAGACAGGTAGGTGTGATTCAAGGACCTCTGAATGATGTCATTGGGATATCAGTGCATCAGTTAAATAATTATATTCCTTCTGACAATATTGATCATATTTGAAATACTTTGATCTTTTGAgatattaatcaaataagagaTTCGTCTTTTTCCACCTTCTGGAATTTTCCATGTGGGTTCTCCCTCTAGTACTGCGGCACCGTGTGATGTCAGTGTGgctgtgttttgtttgttttttcttctGCAGGCCTTCTCCAAGGTGTTCGGCACCACTCCTGATGACCTGGACATGCATGTCATCTATGACGTGTCACACAACATTGCCAAG from Brienomyrus brachyistius isolate T26 chromosome 1, BBRACH_0.4, whole genome shotgun sequence includes:
- the rtcb gene encoding RNA-splicing ligase RtcB homolog; translated protein: MSRSYNDELQYLDKIDQNCWRIRKGFVPNMKVEGVFYVNDSLEKLMFEELRNASRGGGFGGFLPAMKQIGNVAALPGIVHKSIGLPDVHSGYGFAIGNMAAFDMSDPTAVVSPGGVGFDINCGVRLLRTNLDEGDVQPVKEQLAQALFDHIPVGVGSKGVIPMGAKDLEEALEMGVDWSLREGYAWAEDKEHCEEYGRMLQADPNKVSSKAKKRGLPQLGTLGAGNHYAEIQVVDEIYNDYAAKKMGIDHKGQICVMIHSGSRGLGHQVATDALVAMEKAMKRDNIVVNDRQLACAHIGSPEGQDYLKGMAAAGNYAWVNRSSMTFLTRQAFSKVFGTTPDDLDMHVIYDVSHNIAKVEEHMVDGKQKTLLVHRKGSTRAFPPHHPLIPVDYQLTGQPVLIGGTMGTCSYVLTGTEQGMTETFGTTCHGAGRALSRAKSRRNLDFQDVLDQLADKGIAIRVASPKLVMEEAPESYKNVTDVVNTCHNAGISKKAIKLRPIAVIKG